A portion of the Nitrospirota bacterium genome contains these proteins:
- a CDS encoding AarF/ABC1/UbiB kinase family protein — translation MLRLRRTYKSVSRIRQIINVFLKHGFGQFVEEIRLHRFIPLRKRLKVFGYWPEIERHTIPERLRLAFSELGPSFIKLAQILSARPDLITKAYADEFKKLLDEVPPFPSEKAKKIIEEELKTPIKEMFADFEDSPVAAASIAQVHKATLREGDKVIVKVQRPEIRELIETDISILNVIARLMVKYIPESKFFNPTGIVNEFTRTVRKELDFIEEARNACRFRRNFEEDPHICIPKIYPDLISEKVIVMERLEGVRVDNIEGIEALGLDRTELARVGVDAYFKMMLEDGFFHADPHPGNIFILPDGRIGLMDFGIVGWLTPELMDNIANAFLALVTKDFDRLVDQYIEFGMITEETDIDAFRKDFKADLVDFLVPLYGLTIAEINFAQYLDTITHLAIKHDLTLPSDLLLVNKSMLILDNIGRQLDPNFNFIAVAEPYASKIARRRISPAKLLEKARKNLTELGDFLVSTPKNMKVLMRKAMKDNLHLKITPIGFEKLIKDLDRSSNRIAFSVIVGAIIVGSSLLIQSGVGEKIFGLPAIGAIGFAIAFVLGIWLLISIIKSGRL, via the coding sequence TTGCTCAGACTCCGAAGAACGTATAAAAGTGTAAGCCGGATAAGGCAGATAATTAATGTCTTTTTAAAACACGGTTTCGGGCAATTTGTTGAAGAGATAAGGCTTCACCGTTTTATCCCCCTCAGGAAAAGGCTGAAGGTCTTTGGCTACTGGCCAGAAATTGAAAGACATACAATCCCAGAGAGATTGAGGTTGGCTTTCAGCGAGCTCGGGCCGTCCTTCATAAAGCTTGCCCAGATTCTCTCAGCCAGGCCAGACCTGATAACCAAGGCCTATGCCGATGAATTCAAGAAGCTCCTGGATGAAGTGCCTCCTTTTCCATCTGAAAAAGCCAAAAAGATTATTGAGGAAGAGCTTAAAACACCCATAAAAGAGATGTTTGCAGATTTTGAGGATTCTCCTGTTGCTGCTGCCTCAATTGCCCAGGTTCATAAGGCAACCTTAAGAGAAGGCGATAAGGTAATAGTCAAAGTCCAGAGGCCGGAAATCAGAGAGCTCATAGAGACCGACATCTCCATTTTAAATGTTATAGCCCGCCTCATGGTGAAATATATTCCAGAGAGCAAATTCTTCAATCCCACCGGAATAGTGAACGAATTTACCAGGACAGTCAGGAAAGAGCTGGATTTTATTGAAGAGGCAAGAAACGCATGCCGCTTCAGGAGGAATTTTGAAGAAGACCCTCATATCTGCATCCCGAAGATATATCCTGACCTTATTTCCGAAAAAGTCATTGTAATGGAGCGGCTTGAGGGTGTAAGGGTGGATAACATAGAAGGGATAGAAGCCCTTGGCCTTGACAGGACCGAGCTTGCGAGGGTAGGGGTGGATGCGTATTTTAAGATGATGCTTGAAGATGGGTTTTTTCATGCAGACCCACATCCCGGTAATATTTTTATCCTGCCTGACGGTAGAATTGGCCTCATGGATTTTGGCATAGTTGGCTGGTTGACCCCTGAGCTTATGGACAACATCGCCAATGCATTCCTTGCCCTTGTTACTAAGGATTTTGACCGCCTTGTTGACCAGTATATAGAGTTTGGTATGATAACAGAGGAGACGGACATTGATGCCTTTAGAAAGGACTTCAAAGCAGACCTTGTAGACTTTCTTGTCCCTCTTTATGGCCTGACAATCGCAGAGATAAACTTTGCCCAGTATCTCGACACCATAACTCACCTTGCAATAAAACATGATTTAACACTGCCATCTGACCTTCTTCTGGTTAACAAGTCCATGCTTATACTGGATAATATTGGCAGGCAGCTTGACCCGAACTTCAATTTCATTGCAGTAGCAGAGCCTTATGCATCAAAGATAGCGAGGAGGCGAATAAGCCCTGCTAAGCTTCTGGAAAAGGCAAGAAAAAACCTTACAGAGCTTGGAGACTTTCTTGTCAGCACGCCGAAAAATATGAAAGTGCTTATGAGAAAGGCCATGAAAGACAACCTGCATCTAAAGATAACACCTATCGGCTTTGAAAAACTCATAAAGGACCTCGACCGCTCAAGCAACCGCATAGCCTTCAGCGTGATAGTCGGTGCCATCATAGTCGGCTCATCGCTGTTGATACAATCAGGAGTGGGGGAAAAAATCTTTGGCCTTCCAGCCATAGGCGCTATTGGTTTTGCTATAGCCTTTGTGCTCGGTATCTGGCTTCTTATCTCAATAATAAAATCAGGGAGATTATGA